Within Acidobacteriota bacterium, the genomic segment AAATCGATGCGCCCCGGAAGGGGCGCTCAGAAAGGAGCGCGGGGTTAAGGGAGGTGCCGCCAGGCGCCGACCGCAACCCCGGGTTCACATCGCCCACACATTTGGAGCCCCGGAGGGGCGACAGATTCAGAAGCCTTCAGTCTCGGGGACGGCTCATCTGTCGCCCCTCCGGGACTCGAGATTTTGATGCCCTCGTGACCCGGGGTTCCGCGGCCTTCGGCCGCTCCACCCCGCGCTACTTTATGCCGCGCCTCCGGCGCTGCGCTCGGATCACTGCACGCGCTCGAATCGCTCGCCACGCATCACCACCGCCGTCGCGGGGCTGCCATCATCGGGAAACTCGAAGCTGAAGACGACGCCGCCACCGATGTCGACCCGCAGCTGATTGTTCGCCGCATCGTAGATCTCCGCACGGCTTCCGGCGACTCCCATTCTCGCCTCGAGCCCTCCGGCAACGACGTGCCAGTCGATCCTCCCGAACTTCGGGTTCTCATACGTACCCGCGAAGTGCTCGAGAGAATGACTTAGGGGCGCGAGACGGTCTTGGCGCTCGGCGAGATGCTCACTCATTTCGTTCTTCCAGCTGTCCCGCTCTCCCTGCAGAGCTGCAAATTGTCGTTCGTACTCCTCTTCCAGATCCCCGCGTCCGGCAAGCCTGTCGTAAATCCAGGTCGCCACGAGATCGGCCGCGTCCGACGCGATACCGCCTCCATTGGTCAGCACCACGACGCCGAGACCGGTTTCCGGCTCGAACGACATGTGCGAGCGATAGCCGGAGAAGGCCCCGAAGCGCTGGACGATCGTCCTTCCCTGCCACTCGGAGACGTCCCATCCGTAACCCCACGCCTTCCGCTCGAATGGACCGAATCTCCTGGCCTGGGGGACAATCCGCTCGTGCATCGAAGCGATCGGTTCTGCGGGGAAAACGCGCCTGCCTTCGAGCCGCCCGTGGCTCGCATGCGCCGCAACGAACCGGATGAGATCGCTGGCGGTCGTGAAGTGGCCTCCTGCCGCGTGGAGGTTCGCGTCGGCCTTCGGCAGTCGAATTCTTCCCCACCCCTCGCCGGCGACGAGTGGGGCGAGCGCGTGGGGCCAGGCCACTCGCTCCGGGTCGATGGCCGAGACGCGAGCCGTCGTCGACTCCATCCCGAGCGGTTCGAGCACCTCACGCTCGACTACGTCCTTCCAGCCGTGGCCATCTCGCGGATCGAGCGCCAGACCGAGGATGTTGTACGGGAGGTTGCGATATGCGAATGCGTTTCCCCTCTCGGATGGACCATAGTCAGCGAGAAGCTCGATCAGAAGCTCGGGGGTGAACTCGCCGCTATACGCAGTACGGACGACGACCGGGCCCTCCTGATCGATGCCATCGGTCATGGTCAGCAACTGGTGCACGGTGATCTCGTCCGCATCGAGAGGGGCGGCAAGCTCGAGGGTCGGCAGGTAACGCGTGATCGGCGCGTCGAGCGCGATCTTTCCTTCGGCAGCCATGAGAACGAACGCAGTTGCGGTGAGCGCCTTGGTGCTCGAAGCGATGTAGAACGCGCTGTCGGCTGTGGCGGGCCGGCCCGAGGCGGCGTCGGCGACACCGAATCCGCCCTCGTAGAGCACCCACTCCCCTTTCGACACCGCGATCGCCATCCCCGGGGCCAGACCCGCGTCTACGACCCGGGCCGCGAACCTCTCGACGTCCTCCCGCCATTCTCCGCCGATCGTGGCCTGGGAGTGAGCAGGTGCAGCGACGGTAAGAGCCGCGCACAGGATGGTTGCAGCGATTCGAGCGTTCATGTTCCCTCCTCGTTGCCGCCGATGATATGCGGCCACCGAAGCGCCGCGTTGAATGAATCAAACCGCGGATGAATCAAATCGGTGAACGAATCAGCCTCTGGCCAGTTTGCGGAGAATCGCGGGAGTCAGTCCGGTGGCCGAGCGCATCTCCCGGCACATGTGCGGCTGATCGGCATACCCGGCAAGCTGGGCAATCGCGGAGAGACTTTGCCTGGTGCCGGCCACCTTCTCGGCCGCTCTGCGGAGCCGGACCTGGCGGCGATAGCGGCTGACCGGGATTCCGTACGCGCGCCGGAACGCCCGCGTGAGCGACACCGGATGTACGCACAGGCTTTCGGCGAGCTCGCGGACCTCGATTCCCGCCGGTGCGAGATCGTCGAGTGCTTCACGCGCGCGCCGAATCCAGCCCGGAGCATCGCCCGGCCGCGGTGCCGGAGCATCGATGAACTCCGCAAGCAGCTCGAAAACGATGTTCTCTGCGTCGCGTCCGGAAGACGGCTCGAGCAGCGCACGACCGAGGGAGAGGAGGGGTTGGATGCCTTTGTCGGCGTGACTCCATCGCCAGACTTCCGGACGGCGATCGTCCTCGAGAAGATCGGGATCGGTGATCTCGACGGCGATCGTTCGCGCGCCGCGAGGACCCACGTCGTTCTCGTGGACGGTGCCGGCCGGCTTGAAGACGACACTGAGGGCCGACGCATCTTCTTCAATCCCGTTGGCACGCTCGCGAAGGGCCCCGTCGATCACCAGGGTGATTCCCATCCAGTCGTGCGCATGCGCCTCTCGCCGATATCCCGGGTGATAGCGGACACGCTCCACCCGGAAACCGCGGCCGCTGAGGGACGCGCCCTTCTCGAACAGATCTTTCGCGGCTCGCGCAGCCATACTCTCGAGTATACGTGTCGGGGGGAGCGCCGTTAACAGCGATGACGCGTCGGATCGGACGGACGAGAGGAAAAGCGGGATCGCCTGCTGACGCAGCGCATAGAGCGCGCCGCGAACGACCCGGCAGAGCCCGGCGGTCCAATGAATACCCCGGGCCGGTAGGCTCCTTGCTCTCCATTTCTGCCGGAGGGTTCGATGAGGTTCGGACGAAGAAGAAAGAAGCGGCCATCCATCCTGAAGGGCATGCTCGCGGGTGCCATCGGCGGCGCCGCCGGCACCGTCGCGATGAACTATGCGCACATCGCCTGGAACAAAGCCGAGGCGAAGCTCCGTGAGGCCGACGGATCGGGATCCGCTGAGCAATCCGGCGAGCCCGCAACCGCCAGGACCGCCGGCAGAATCACCGAGTCGTTCCTCGACCGCCCCCTCACCAGCCGGGAAAAGGCGATCGCCGCGCAGATCGTCCACTGGTCGATGGGCTCCGGGTCCGGCGCGGTCTACGGCGGCCTCGCTTCCCGTTACCCCGGCGTCGCTTCCGGCGCCGGGCTCCCGTTCGGCCTCACCCTCTGGGCCGTCGCCGACGAGATCGCCGTCCCTGCCGCCGGCCTCTCCCCGCCACCCGGCGAGGTCTCCGCGACGATGCACACCAAAGCGCTCGCCGCCCATCTCGTCTACGGACTCGTCACCGAGCTCGTTCGCCGCGGCGTCGTCCGCCTCCTCGGTGACCCGGTCAGGAGTCGATGACATCGGACCGCAGATGCGACCCCCAGCCGATACGATGACGATGATGCGTGAGAACTGCCTGCAGCGAAAACGCGAAACGGCCGGACGACTGACCGCGGCGCTCCTCTTCGGCCTGATCGCTACGACAGCCTTCGCGCAGGACGCGCAGCAGCAACAGCCTTACACCGAGACGATCGACGTCATCCGGCACCTCATCATCGTCCGCGTCAGCGATTCGGCCGGAAATGCGATCACCGATGTCGAGCCGGAGGAGTTCCAGGTCACGATCGGCGGTGAGCCCGCCGAGGTGGAGTCGGCGAGCTGGATCGCGGCCGGCGCGAGCGATCCTCTCCCCGCTGCGGAGGCAGCGACGCCGGAAGCCGTCCCGGAGGCACAGCCGTCGAGCCGGCTCATCGTCATCTTCGTCCAGACCGATTTCGCGCGCGCGACCCAGCGGCTTGCCGGCCAGATGAAGTTCAACGCCGGCTTCGTCCGGGATCTCGTCGACTCGTTGCAGCCGGACGACCTCGTCGCGGTCGTCTCGCACGATTCGCACATGAAGCTGCAGCTCGACTTCACGATCGATCACGACGCGGTCGCGGAGGCCGTCCGGGAGTCGATCCGGATCCGTCAGGTGCCGCTGCCCGAGCCGCTCACTCTCGGGCCGACGCTCGCCGGCGAGCTCGACGAGTCGGAGATGCGCGATGCCGCGACGGGAGAGGAGGCGCTGCTCGTACTCGCGCGCGCGCTGCTGTCGCTGCGCGGCGAGCGGATCGTCATCATCGCCGGCTGGGGGCTCGGCGAGCTCCGCGACGGTTCGGTCGCGATGTCGGAGGAGTGGTCGCGGGCGATGGCGCTGTTCCAGTCGGCCAGCATTCCGGTCATCACGCTCCACACCGGACTCGAAGGAGGCCAGCTTGCCGGGGGAATGAAGTCGACCTCCAAAGCGACGGGCGGCTTCTTTGCCGGAACCCAGCAGTTTTCGGGACAGGCTCTCCGGCGCGTGCGCGGCGCGCTCGCCGGCTACTGGGAGCTGGTCGTGCGGCGGGACGAGACTCTCGGACCCGGCGCGCACGAGGTCGAGGTGGTGGTCGCCCGGCCGGGGGCCGTCCTCATGGTCGCTCCGGCGATCCGCGTGCGGCGAACCTCCGCGCCCGCTCCCCTGAACTCGAAAAGATCCCGATCCCGTAGGAAGAGACGAGAGGCGAGAGACGAGACGGTGTGACCTCGAAGGTCGCGGAGTATGATTCCTCGAAACGACCCGTCCCGAACAGGAGCCTACCGACGATGCGATCTGCAATTCTTTCCCTCTTCTCCCTTCTCTTCATCCTGCCTGCTGCCGCACAGCCGACCGACCGGCTCATGCAGGAAGCGGAGCGCGTCGAAGAGCAGGTGATCGAGTGGCGGCGCGACATCCATGAGCACCCCGAGCTCGGCAACCGCGAGTTTCGCACCGCGAAGATCGTCGCGGATCATCTTCGCTCGCTCGGCATCGAGGTAGAGACCGAGATCGCGCACACCGGAGTCGTCGGGACGCTGCGCGGCAATCGCCCAGGGCCGGTGGTCGCGCTTCGCGCCGACATGGACGCCCTGCCGGTCCTGGAGCAGACCGGACTTCCGTTCGCTTCGCGCGTCACCGCGGAGTACAACGGGCAGGAAGTCCCGGTCATGCACGCGTGCGGTCACGACAATCACGTCGCGATTCTGATGGGTGTCGCCGAGGTGCTCGCCTCGATGCGCGAGGACCTTCCGGGGACGGTGAAGTTTTTCTTTCAGCCCGCCGAGGAAGGGCCGCCGGAGGGGGAGCGGGGAGGCGCAGCGCTGATGATGGAAGAGGGTGTGCTCGCGGGTCCGCGCGCCCCGGAGGCGATCTTCGCGCTCCATGTCGGTCCGTATCCTCCGGGAATCTATTACAAGGCGGAAGGGATCATGGCGGCCGCGGATACTCTCCGGATCCGGGTCGACGGGCGGCAGACGCACGGCTCGATGCCCTGGCTCGGAGTCGATCCGATCACAGCCTCGGCGCAGATCATCGCCGCGCTCCAGACAATACCCAGCCGGCAGCTCGACGTCTCCGCGGCTCCGGCGGTCGTCTCGATCGGCTCGATTCAGGGAGGTGTTCGCGGCAACATCATTCCGGACTTCGTCGAGATGGTCGGAACGATCCGAACGCTGGATGAGGCGATGCAGAAGGACTTTCATGAGCGGATTCGCCGCACGACCGAGCACGTGGCGATGAGCGCGGGCGCGACCGCATCGGTCGAGATCGAATCGTACGCGCCGGTGACCTGGAACGATCCGGAGCTCGTGAGCCGGATGCTGCCGACGCTGGTGCGAGCCGCAGGCGAGAAGCGCGTGCACGCATTCGCACGGCCAATCATGGGCGCCGAGGACTTCGCGCATTTCCAGCAGCAGATTCCCGGCTTCTACTTCTTTCTCGGTGTGAACGATCCGGGAGTCGGAGCCGGCGAGGCACCGCCGAACCACTCCCCTTTCTTCGACGCGAACGAAGATGCGCTGATCATCGGGGTGCGCGCGCTCGCCGGGCTCGCGTGGGATTACCTCCACGGCGCGGCGGCACAATAGATGTGAACAGCCCGCGTTTCAGGAAAGGTCGAGCACCAGCCGCAGACCAGCGTCGAGTCGCGCAAGCGAAGCACCTTCGAGTCGCCCCATCCGCTCGGTCAGCAATGATTTAGTCAAGGTCAGGATCTGAGAGACGTTGACGACCGACTTCTTCGGCAATCCCGTCCCGCGCCGTGACACGACGAAGTTCCCAGGCGCTTCGCCGAGAGCGAGATTCGACGTGAGCGTCGCTATGATTACGGTCTGAATGCGACTCTCGTTGAAGTCGTTGGCTTGGATCACGACCACCGGTCGCCGGTAACCGGGAGACGAGCCATGGGGATCCGGCAGAGAAGCCCACCAGATCTCCCCGCGCCTCACCACTCCTCCCGCGGAATCGAGAGTCCCTGCATGATCGACAGCGCCTCATCCACCTCGGCGGATTGCTCGCTATAAATATCATCGAGCTTTTCTCTCACTGCCTTCGAGCGATGCCTGACCGTATAGTCGGCCACGGCTAGCGCATAAAGGCGGCTGCGCGTTATCTGGAGTCTCTCCGCAAGCTCCTCGGCCTGCTCGAACAGTTCGTCTGGTATCGAGATCGCTGTTTTCATACCACAGTATAACTCAAGTGGCTGGTCGCTATTCCTGCGACGTACCGCTGTAAGACCTTCTCCCGCGGTCGATCGAGGTGTGATGCCGACTCCCCCAACCTCCAACCTCCAACTGTGATGCTGGTACCATTCGGCGCCGCTGAATGGACCCGCTCGCTCACACGCTCACAGGGGCGAATCTCGCCGCCACCCGGCTCGGTGGCAAGTCCCGTCTCGCCGCCGCCGCGCTCGTGATCGGGGCCAACGCGCCGGACATCGACGCGATCCTCTACTTCACCGGCCACCGCGATCTCGCGCTCGGCTTCCGGCGCGGCTGGACCCACGGCGTGCTGGCGCTGGTCGTTCTCCCCTTGATCCTGACCGGGCTCCTCCTTCTGTACGACCGGCTCCGGCCCGATCCGGAGCGGCGCGCCGATCCGAAATGGCTCCTTCTTCTCTCCGCGATCGCGACGCTCACGCATCCGACGCTCGACTGGCTCAACACCTACGGGATGCGCTGGTTGATGCCGTTCCGGCCGACGTGGTTTTACGGCGACTCGGTGAACATCATGGATCCGTGGATCTGGCTGATCCTCGGAATCGGCTGGCTCGTCGGACGGCGGCCGACGATCGCGATGGTCGCTCTCTGGGCAATCTTCACGTTCCTGATCCTCCGAATCGTCGGCGGGCGCGCGCCGGAGTACCTCGTTCTCGTCGCAATGATCGCCGTGATTCTTCTGCTGGCGCTGCTGTGGCGCGGTCCCGCGCGCAATGCGCGGCTGGGCGCGCGCTTCGCAACGACGGCGCTCATCGTCACGACGCTCTACATTTGCTCGCGGCTGCTGATCAACGCCGCGGCGGGCGCGGAGGTAGAGCGTCAGCTCGAAGCGCGCGGCATCGTTCCCGTACGCGTGCTGATGCTCTCCCCTCATCCGATCGATCCTCGGGCGTGGTCGTTCGTCGCGCGCAACGACGACCTCTACCGCGTCGGGACGATCGAGTGGCCGGGAGGGGAGGTCGAGCTCTCCGAAGAAACGCTTCCGGTCGCGAAGGAGAGCCCGGAATGGAGAGCGGCGCGGCGCGATCCCTCGATCCGCGGCTTCATGACGTGGGTGCGTTTCCCCTCGTACGTGATCGAGAGAACCGGTGGTGAGACGCGAGTCCTGATCTACGACGCCAGGCGAGCGACCGGCAGCTGGCCCTCACCAAGGATCGTGACGCTGAAACCGTGACACTGGGCTTTTCCGCGGGTATCGGAGTTAAGTTCCGGGTTCGGACCCGACCCCGCATATATTGAGCTCGATGCCAGAGATCCTGCTCGAGAAAGCTGTTCCGATCGAGATGCTTCTCGTCGCCGTCGGCATTCTGCTCGTCGTCAGCATCCTCGCGAGCAAGGCTTCGGGGCGGCTCGGTGTCCCGGCACTGGTGCTCTTTCTGACGATCGGAATGCTGGCCGGTTCGGAGGGAATCGGCGGGATCTACTTCGACGACGCCGAGACGGCGCAGTGGATCGGAGTCGTCGCGCTCGCTTTCATTCTCTTTGCGGGAGGTCTGGAAACGAACTGGGACTTCGTCCGTCCGAGCATCCGGGGCGCGCTGTCGCTCTCGACGCTCGGAGTGCTTCTGACTTCCGCATCCGTCGCGCTGGCCGTTTTCTATTTTCTGGGGCTCCCACTCCCTCAGGCTTTTCTTCTGGGAGCGATCGTTTCGTCGACGGACGCGGCGGCGGTTTTTTCGGTATTGCGCTCGAAAGGCGTGGATCTGAACGAACAGCTCGCCGCGACACTCGAACTGGAGTCGGGAAGCAACGATCCGATGGCTATCTTTCTCACCACGGCGTCGATCCAGTTTCTGCTGCAGCCGTCCACGACCGTCGGCACGCTCGCTCTGGACTTCGTTCTGCAGATGAGTCTCGGTGCTCTCTTCGGCTACCTGATGGGGGTCGTGGCGACCCTGATCGTGAATCATCTCCATCTCGAGTACGGTGGCCTTTACCCCGTTCTGACGATCGCGGTCGTCATGCTCACGTATGGAGGGGCGGCTGCGCTCGGCGGAAACGGATTTCTGGCGGTCTACATCGCAGGGATCGTCATGGCCAATCGAAATTTCGTTCACAGGCGCCGGCTGACAGCATTTCACGACGGCCTCGCCTGGCTGATGCAGATCGCCATGTTCCTCGTGCTCGGGCTTCTCGTGTTCCCGTCGCAGCTCATCGAGGTGGCGTGGGTCGGCATCGCCGTGGCCCTCGTGCTGATCTTCATCGCGCGCCCGGTCGCCGTGTTCGTGTCTCTCGCTTTCACTTCGCTCGGTTTACGGGAGAAGACACTGATCTCCTGGGTCGGGCTTCGTGGGGCCGTGCCGATCATTCTCGCAACGTTCCCTCTGCTCGCGGGAGCGCCGGGAGCGGCGCTCATTTTCAATGTCGTCTTCTTCATCGTCCTGACGTCGGTCATTCTGCAGGGAACGACGATTCCTCTGGTGGCGCGCTGGCTGAGGGTCGACGTAGCGACCGTTCCGGATCTCCCGCCAGGCGAGCCGGCCTTTTCATCGCGGAAGGAAAGCGCGCTTCTCACCATCGAAGTCGCCGAGGGCTCGCAGGCCGCCGACAAAAAGATCGTTCAGCTTCCGCAATGGCCGCGCGAAGCGCTGATCCTCGTCGTCTATCGCGATGACGAGTTCTTTCTCCCGGTGGGCGGGACCGAGCTGAAGCCGGGCGATCGGCTGATCGTCCTCACGAGCAAGAAGGTCGCTGACCGGGTTCGCGCAATTGGAGCAGCACCTCCCCGGGACGGGGTCGGGTCTGAACTTGGAACTTAACTCCGAAATCATCAGGCCTTTTCCGCTGGTATCGGTGTTAAGTTCCAAGTTCGGACCCGACCCCGTCTAATGCTCTTTCACATTCACAGCGGCGACATCTTTTTCAGCGCGGCGGGCATTCTGACGCTGGCGGTGATTGCCGGATTCCTCCTTCCGGAGGGGAAGTACGACCTGGCGCGGCGCGTGATCCGGACGTTCTTTCTCCTCTCGGTTCCGCTCGGCGCACTCGGCACGGTGCCGGTTCCTCCGGGGCTCGCGTTTGCGCTCGTCGGAGTGTGGGTCGTTCACGCCGCGCTCGGATTCGGGCGTCGCTCGAGGCGCGGCGCGGTGCTCAGCGGTTCGGTCCTGCTGCTTCTGGTCGTCGCGTCGGCCGCTCCGGAGATTGCATGGAGGCTTCGCCAGCCGCCTGAGCTCGCTCCGCCTCCGACAGTTTTCGTCTTCGGCGATTCCCTCAGTTCGGGAGGCTTCGGCGAGAGCCGAACCTGGGTCGACCATCTCGATGGCAGCGGAGGGACGAAGTTCATCAATCTCTCGATGCCGTCCGACACGACCGGTTTCGTGCTTCGGTCGCGAATCGGCGAGCTCGAGGACGGCTGCCGGGCATGCGGAGTGGTGATCGAGCTCGGTGGAAACGAAATGGTCGGAAACGGATCGGCGCGCGAGTACGAGCACAACCTCCGAAAACTGATTGCCCAATCTCGCGAGCATGGTGCGGAAAGAGTCTGGCTCGTCGAGCTGCCGCCGCTTCCCGGCCGATGGTCGTGGCCAGCCGCACAGCGTCGCGTCGCCCGCGACACAGGATGTATTGCGGTTCCCCGTCGCGTCCTCGCCTCGGTTCTCGTCGATGAAGCGAATACCTTCGACGGGCTTCATCTCACCGATCGGGGA encodes:
- a CDS encoding metal-dependent hydrolase; the protein is MDPLAHTLTGANLAATRLGGKSRLAAAALVIGANAPDIDAILYFTGHRDLALGFRRGWTHGVLALVVLPLILTGLLLLYDRLRPDPERRADPKWLLLLSAIATLTHPTLDWLNTYGMRWLMPFRPTWFYGDSVNIMDPWIWLILGIGWLVGRRPTIAMVALWAIFTFLILRIVGGRAPEYLVLVAMIAVILLLALLWRGPARNARLGARFATTALIVTTLYICSRLLINAAAGAEVERQLEARGIVPVRVLMLSPHPIDPRAWSFVARNDDLYRVGTIEWPGGEVELSEETLPVAKESPEWRAARRDPSIRGFMTWVRFPSYVIERTGGETRVLIYDARRATGSWPSPRIVTLKP
- a CDS encoding amidohydrolase, with the translated sequence MRSAILSLFSLLFILPAAAQPTDRLMQEAERVEEQVIEWRRDIHEHPELGNREFRTAKIVADHLRSLGIEVETEIAHTGVVGTLRGNRPGPVVALRADMDALPVLEQTGLPFASRVTAEYNGQEVPVMHACGHDNHVAILMGVAEVLASMREDLPGTVKFFFQPAEEGPPEGERGGAALMMEEGVLAGPRAPEAIFALHVGPYPPGIYYKAEGIMAAADTLRIRVDGRQTHGSMPWLGVDPITASAQIIAALQTIPSRQLDVSAAPAVVSIGSIQGGVRGNIIPDFVEMVGTIRTLDEAMQKDFHERIRRTTEHVAMSAGATASVEIESYAPVTWNDPELVSRMLPTLVRAAGEKRVHAFARPIMGAEDFAHFQQQIPGFYFFLGVNDPGVGAGEAPPNHSPFFDANEDALIIGVRALAGLAWDYLHGAAAQ
- a CDS encoding AraC family transcriptional regulator: MAARAAKDLFEKGASLSGRGFRVERVRYHPGYRREAHAHDWMGITLVIDGALRERANGIEEDASALSVVFKPAGTVHENDVGPRGARTIAVEITDPDLLEDDRRPEVWRWSHADKGIQPLLSLGRALLEPSSGRDAENIVFELLAEFIDAPAPRPGDAPGWIRRAREALDDLAPAGIEVRELAESLCVHPVSLTRAFRRAYGIPVSRYRRQVRLRRAAEKVAGTRQSLSAIAQLAGYADQPHMCREMRSATGLTPAILRKLARG
- a CDS encoding potassium/proton antiporter translates to MPEILLEKAVPIEMLLVAVGILLVVSILASKASGRLGVPALVLFLTIGMLAGSEGIGGIYFDDAETAQWIGVVALAFILFAGGLETNWDFVRPSIRGALSLSTLGVLLTSASVALAVFYFLGLPLPQAFLLGAIVSSTDAAAVFSVLRSKGVDLNEQLAATLELESGSNDPMAIFLTTASIQFLLQPSTTVGTLALDFVLQMSLGALFGYLMGVVATLIVNHLHLEYGGLYPVLTIAVVMLTYGGAAALGGNGFLAVYIAGIVMANRNFVHRRRLTAFHDGLAWLMQIAMFLVLGLLVFPSQLIEVAWVGIAVALVLIFIARPVAVFVSLAFTSLGLREKTLISWVGLRGAVPIILATFPLLAGAPGAALIFNVVFFIVLTSVILQGTTIPLVARWLRVDVATVPDLPPGEPAFSSRKESALLTIEVAEGSQAADKKIVQLPQWPREALILVVYRDDEFFLPVGGTELKPGDRLIVLTSKKVADRVRAIGAAPPRDGVGSELGT
- a CDS encoding type II toxin-antitoxin system PemK/MazF family toxin, translated to MRRGEIWWASLPDPHGSSPGYRRPVVVIQANDFNESRIQTVIIATLTSNLALGEAPGNFVVSRRGTGLPKKSVVNVSQILTLTKSLLTERMGRLEGASLARLDAGLRLVLDLS
- a CDS encoding DUF1440 domain-containing protein yields the protein MRFGRRRKKRPSILKGMLAGAIGGAAGTVAMNYAHIAWNKAEAKLREADGSGSAEQSGEPATARTAGRITESFLDRPLTSREKAIAAQIVHWSMGSGSGAVYGGLASRYPGVASGAGLPFGLTLWAVADEIAVPAAGLSPPPGEVSATMHTKALAAHLVYGLVTELVRRGVVRLLGDPVRSR
- a CDS encoding beta-lactamase family protein, coding for MNARIAATILCAALTVAAPAHSQATIGGEWREDVERFAARVVDAGLAPGMAIAVSKGEWVLYEGGFGVADAASGRPATADSAFYIASSTKALTATAFVLMAAEGKIALDAPITRYLPTLELAAPLDADEITVHQLLTMTDGIDQEGPVVVRTAYSGEFTPELLIELLADYGPSERGNAFAYRNLPYNILGLALDPRDGHGWKDVVEREVLEPLGMESTTARVSAIDPERVAWPHALAPLVAGEGWGRIRLPKADANLHAAGGHFTTASDLIRFVAAHASHGRLEGRRVFPAEPIASMHERIVPQARRFGPFERKAWGYGWDVSEWQGRTIVQRFGAFSGYRSHMSFEPETGLGVVVLTNGGGIASDAADLVATWIYDRLAGRGDLEEEYERQFAALQGERDSWKNEMSEHLAERQDRLAPLSHSLEHFAGTYENPKFGRIDWHVVAGGLEARMGVAGSRAEIYDAANNQLRVDIGGGVVFSFEFPDDGSPATAVVMRGERFERVQ